Proteins from one Elgaria multicarinata webbii isolate HBS135686 ecotype San Diego chromosome 3, rElgMul1.1.pri, whole genome shotgun sequence genomic window:
- the LOC134396536 gene encoding histone H2B 5-like, which yields MPEPAKSAPAPKKGSKKAVTKTQKKGDKKRRKSRKESYSIYVYKVLKQVHPDTGISSKAMSIMNSFVNDIFERIAGEASRLAHYNKRSTITSREIQTAVRLLLPGELAKHAVSEGTKAVTKYTSSK from the coding sequence ATGCCTGAGCCGGCCAAGTCTGCTCCTGCGCCTAAAAAGGGCTCAAAGAAAGCAGTGACCAAAACCCAGAAGAAAGGGGACAAGAAGCGCCGCAAGAGCAGGAAGGAGAGTTACTCCATCTACGTGTACAAGGTCCTGAAGCAGGTTCATCCCGATACTGGCATTTCCTCCAAAGCGATGAGTATCATGAACTCTTTCGTGAATGACATCTTCGAGCGCATTGCTGGGGAGGCGTCTCGCCTGGCTCACTACAACAAGCGCTCCACCATCACTTCTCGGGAGATCCAGACGGCCGTGCGCCTCTTGCTGCCTGGGGAGTTGGCCAAACACGCAGTGTCAGAGGGCACCAAGGCTGTCACCAAGTACACCAGCTCCAAGTAA
- the LOC134394096 gene encoding histone H2A type 2-B: MSGRGKQGGKARAKAKSRSSRAGLQFPVGRVHRLLRKGNYAERVGAGAPVYLAAVLEYLTAEILELAGNAARDNKKTRIIPRHLQLAVRNDEELNKLLGGVTIAQGGVLPNIQAVLLPKKTESHKPKGK, encoded by the coding sequence ATGTCTGGCCGTGGTAAGCAGGGGGGCAAGGCGAGAGCCAAGGCGAAGTCTCGCTCTTCCCGAGCTGGGCTGCAGTTCCCCGTAGGGCGCGTTCACCGCCTTCTCCGCAAGGGCAACTATGCCGAGCGAGTGGGTGCTGGGGCCCCCGTTTACTTGGCTGCAGTGCTGGAGTATCTCACAGCTGAAATCTTGGAGTTGGCCGGGAACGCTGCCCGGGATAACAAGAAAACTCGAATCATCCCCCGTCATCTCCAGTTGGCCGTCCGTAACGACGAGGAATTGAACAAGCTGTTGGGAGGAGTTACTATTGCCCAGGGTGGAGTCCTGCCCAATATCCAAGCTGTTCTACTGCCCAAGAAGACCGAGAGCCACAAACccaaaggcaaataa
- the LOC134394119 gene encoding histone H4 — MSGRGKGGKGLGKGGAKRHRKVLRDNIQGITKPAIRRLARRGGVKRISGLIYEETRGVLKVFLENVIRDAVTYTEHAKRKTVTAMDVVYALKRQGRTLYGFGG, encoded by the coding sequence ATGTCTGGTCGTGGTAAAGGCGGGAAGGGGCTTGGCAAAGGTGGTGCTAAGCGCCACCGAAAGGTACTCCGTGATAACATCCAGGGCATTACGAAGCCTGCTATCCGTCGCTTAGCACGTCGTGGAGGAGTAAAACGTATTTCTGGGCTGATCTACGAGGAGACTCGTGGAGTGCTGAAGGTTTTCCTGGAGAACGTCATCCGGGATGCTGTGACTTACACCGAGCACGCCAAGAGAAAGACCGTGACTGCTATGGATGTGGTGTACGCTTTGAAACGCCAAGGCCGTACTCTGTACGGATTTGGCGGCTAA
- the LOC134394114 gene encoding histone H2A type 2-C-like, whose product MSGRGKQGGKARAKAKSRSSRAGLQFPVGRVHRLLRKGNYAERVGAGAPVYLAAVLEYLTAEILELAGNAARDNKKTRIIPRHLQLAIRNDEELNKLLGKVTIAQGGVLPNIQAVLLPKKTESHKAKGK is encoded by the coding sequence ATGTCTGGTCGTGGCAAGCAAGGAGGCAAGGCTAGGGCGAAGGCCAAGTCCCGCTCTTCCAGAGCCGGGCTCCAGTTCCCCGTGGGCCGCGTTCACCGTCTGCTCCGCAAAGGGAACTACGCCGAGCGAGTGGGGGCCGGCGCGCCCGTCTACCTGGCAGCCGTGCTGGAATACTTGACGGCGGAGATTCTGGAGTTGGCTGGCAACGCGGCTCGGGACAACAAGAAGACCAGGATCATTCCCCGCCACTTGCAGCTGGCCATCCGCAACGACGAGGAGCTCAACAAACTCTTGGGCAAAGTGACGATCGCTCAAGGCGGCGTGTTGCCCAATATCCAAGCCGTCCTCCTGCCCAAGAAGACGGAAAGCCACAAAGCCAAAGGCAAGTGA
- the LOC134394112 gene encoding histone H3: MARTKQTARKSTGGKAPRKQLATKAARKSAPATGGVKKPHRYRPGTVALREIRRYQKSTELLIRKLPFQRLVREIAQDFKTDLRFQSSAVMALQEASEAYLVGLFEDTNLCAIHAKRVTIMPKDIQLARRIRGERA; this comes from the coding sequence ATGGCTCGTACCAAGCAAACCGCTCGTAAATCTACCGGAGGGAAAGCTCCTCGCAAGCAGTTGGCAACTAAGGCTGCCCGGAAAAGCGCCCCCGCCACTGGTGGGGTGAAGAAGCCGCATCGCTATCGCCCTGGAACCGTAGCCCTGCGGGAAATCCGTCGGTATCAGAAGTCTACAGAGTTGCTTATCCGTAAGCTTCCTTTCCAGCGTCTGGTAAGAGAAATCGCCCAAGATTTCAAGACCGACCTCCGCTTCCAGAGCTCGGCTGTCATGGCTCTGCAAGAAGCCAGCGAGGCTTACCTGGTCGGTCTCTTCGAAGATACCAATCTGTGTGCTATTCATGCCAAGAGAGTTACTATTATGCCCAAAGATATCCAGTTGGCGCGGCGTATCCGCGGAGAGAGGGCTTGA
- the LOC134394113 gene encoding histone H2A type 2-C-like, producing MSGRGKQGGKARAKAKSRSSRAGLQFPVGRVHRLLRKGNYAERVGAGAPVYLAAVLEYLTAEILELAGNAARDNKKTRIIPRHLQLAIRNDEELNKLLGKVTIAQGGVLPNIQAVLLPKKTESHKAKGK from the coding sequence ATGTCTGGTCGTGGCAAGCAAGGAGGCAAGGCTAGGGCGAAGGCCAAGTCTCGTTCTTCCAGAGCCGGGCTCCAGTTCCCCGTGGGCCGCGTTCACCGTCTGCTCCGCAAAGGGAACTACGCCGAGCGAGTGGGGGCCGGCGCGCCCGTCTACCTGGCAGCCGTGCTGGAATACTTGACGGCGGAGATTCTGGAGCTGGCCGGCAACGCGGCTCGGGACAACAAGAAGACCAGGATCATTCCCCGCCACTTGCAGCTGGCCATCCGCAACGACGAGGAGCTCAACAAACTCTTGGGCAAAGTGACGATCGCTCAAGGCGGCGTGTTGCCCAATATCCAAGCCGTCCTCCTGCCCAAGAAGACGGAAAGCCACAAAgccaaaggaaaataa
- the LOC134394117 gene encoding histone H2B 5, with the protein MPEPAKSAPAPKKGSKKAVTKTQKKGDKKRRKSRKESYSIYVYKVLKQVHPDTGISSKAMGIMNSFVNDIFERIAGEASRLAHYNKRSTITSREIQTAVRLLLPGELAKHAVSEGTKAVTKYTSSK; encoded by the coding sequence ATGCCAGAACCAGCCAAGTCTGCTCCTGCTCCCAAGAAGGGGTCGAAGAAAGCAGTGACTAAGACCCAGAAGAAAGGGGACAAGAAGCGCCGCAAGAGCAGGAAGGAGAGTTACTCCATCTACGTGTACAAGGTCCTGAAGCAGGTTCATCCCGATACTGGCATTTCTTCGAAGGCAATGGGGATCATGAACTCCTTCGTGAATGACATCTTCGAGCGCATTGCTGGGGAGGCGTCTCGCCTGGCTCACTACAACAAGCGCTCCACCATCACTTCTCGGGAGATCCAGACGGCCGTGCGCCTCTTGCTGCCTGGGGAGTTGGCCAAACACGCAGTGTCAGAGGGCACCAAGGCCGTTACCAAGTACACCAGCTCCAAGTAA
- the LOC134394118 gene encoding histone H4, protein MSGRGKGGKGLGKGGAKRHRKVLRDNIQGITKPAIRRLARRGGVKRISGLIYEETRGVLKVFLENVIRDAVTYTEHAKRKTVTAMDVVYALKRQGRTLYGFGG, encoded by the coding sequence ATGTCTGGCCGTGGGAAAGGCGGGAAGGGGCTTGGAAAAGGTGGTGCTAAGCGCCATCGTAAAGTGCTGCGGGATAACATCCAGGGTATTACGAAGCCTGCTATTCGCCGCTTAGCTCGTCGTGGAGGAGTAAAGCGTATTTCTGGGCTGATCTACGAGGAGACTCGTGGAGTGCTGAAGGTTTTCCTGGAGAACGTCATCCGGGATGCTGTGACTTACACCGAGCACGCCAAGAGAAAGACCGTGACTGCTATGGATGTGGTGTACGCCTTGAAGCGCCAAGGCCGTACTCTGTACGGATTTGGCGGCTAA